A genomic region of Clostridia bacterium contains the following coding sequences:
- the smc gene encoding chromosome segregation protein SMC: MFLKSIEIQGFKSFADKVRLEFGPGITCIVGPNGSGKSNICDAIRWVLGEQSLKALRGSKWEDIIFSGSEGRKPLGMASVTLVFDNSTGLLPLDFSEVTVSRRVYRSGESEFYINRVPCRLKDIHELFHDTGLGKEAFAIIGQGQVDAILSSRPEERRALFEEAAGIVRYRNRKAEATKKLEHTSANLDRLQDLLFELEQNLIPLEEEACKAQRYQALSEELAALEISLSCLDMERIAGARQKVGEEKAALEQALWQKETDYSLLAGRLEELALAQQKLKEQEQARQGDLFRLEQELQHTQGQMVLTQDRLASLKERQESIRQERQRNLAKLEQLELEYREYKKQLDTLAGSYEVQKGQLAGREEQLDACQQDLARCQTTAAQLKNDLFDIEQHLLSCQNSCLEIQYELKNLNHQEQKLAHSEIAFERQQKELQETIAVISNKIAAGKEQLEAHRERYRQVLTGQGETQRYIAGIQEQLKQLDRKMHATLSRCKVLEEMKENLEGYHGGIRNLLKVGMKTGAFKLAGVVGELLEVPPAYEKAIETALGGAIQYLVAETDEEARKAIDWLKRERAGRATFLPLNTLQPRKFPRGFLPLLTGAGVIGLASELVKIAPGQEPVLEYLLGNVVVVKDLSVALSIARKSGYAVKVVTLDGEVVYPGGSLTGGSYKTRETGLLGRSREIAEQKKILGDLKAQEEEWLAKLHQAETQRERLQHEEEELRARQSQLELEILNLEREQERLRQDLAQEEQAWQHRAWEREQLQAAQRSLLEKLAGLEQDREQTGRRKDELLRLLEETTRKEASLQETIKQLSQTVTEDKIRLAALKEQLKSLENSINHYEGNYRELQQKDQALADELGQLEQKAEGLMASLAALKEQEIKLQHEWRELEKSRQSLTVHGQEVHQELQELQKETGRLARELKELKERQHQLEVQQTRLDVEWDNAVLRLKEKFQLTWEQAQAQRVPLPSRGQAETRIKSLKKEIEALGLVNPNALAEYRRMKDRYDFLTLQQKDLLKARDGLFQVIQEMERIMSLRFKETLRAVEQAFQETFAYFFGGGKATLALTVPDNLLESGIEIVVQPPGKKMQNLSLLSGGERALTATALLFALLMVKPSPLCVLDEIDANLDEANVDRFAGYLRKFIDKTQFILISHRQGTMESADALYGVTMEKSGVSRLVSVKLAPAGEVG; encoded by the coding sequence TTGTTTCTAAAGTCCATCGAAATTCAAGGTTTTAAATCCTTTGCCGATAAAGTACGTTTGGAATTCGGTCCCGGTATTACCTGTATCGTGGGGCCTAACGGCAGCGGGAAAAGCAACATCTGTGACGCGATTCGCTGGGTGTTAGGGGAGCAGAGTTTGAAAGCTTTGCGGGGCAGCAAATGGGAGGACATCATCTTTAGCGGCAGCGAGGGACGGAAGCCCCTGGGCATGGCCTCGGTCACCCTGGTTTTTGATAACAGCACCGGGCTCCTGCCTTTGGATTTTAGTGAAGTAACGGTCTCCCGCCGGGTTTATCGTTCCGGCGAGAGTGAGTTTTATATTAACAGAGTTCCTTGCCGCCTCAAAGACATTCACGAATTGTTTCACGACACCGGGTTGGGGAAAGAGGCTTTTGCCATCATTGGGCAGGGGCAAGTAGACGCCATTCTCAGTTCCAGGCCGGAAGAGCGCCGGGCTTTGTTCGAGGAAGCGGCCGGTATCGTTCGCTATCGCAACCGGAAGGCAGAAGCAACCAAGAAGCTGGAACACACCAGTGCCAATCTGGACCGGCTGCAGGACCTGCTGTTTGAGTTGGAGCAAAACTTAATCCCTTTAGAGGAGGAGGCCTGCAAGGCCCAGCGGTATCAGGCCTTGAGTGAAGAATTGGCGGCTTTGGAGATCAGCTTGTCTTGCCTGGACATGGAACGAATAGCCGGCGCCCGGCAAAAAGTAGGGGAGGAGAAAGCGGCTCTAGAGCAAGCTCTCTGGCAAAAAGAAACCGATTACAGCCTTTTGGCCGGTCGTTTGGAGGAATTAGCTCTTGCACAGCAAAAACTCAAAGAACAGGAACAAGCCCGGCAAGGGGATTTGTTTCGCCTGGAGCAGGAACTGCAACACACCCAAGGGCAAATGGTATTGACCCAGGACAGGCTCGCGTCCCTAAAGGAGCGACAGGAGTCCATCCGACAAGAAAGACAGCGCAACCTGGCGAAGCTGGAGCAACTGGAGTTGGAGTACCGGGAGTACAAGAAGCAGCTTGACACTTTGGCCGGTAGTTATGAAGTGCAAAAAGGGCAGCTGGCCGGCCGGGAGGAGCAGCTGGATGCTTGCCAGCAGGACCTGGCCCGTTGTCAAACCACTGCCGCTCAATTGAAGAACGATCTCTTTGACATAGAACAACATCTCCTTTCCTGTCAAAACTCCTGTTTGGAAATCCAGTATGAATTGAAAAACCTTAATCACCAGGAACAAAAACTGGCCCACAGCGAGATAGCTTTTGAACGGCAGCAAAAGGAACTGCAGGAGACTATAGCGGTCATCAGCAATAAGATAGCCGCCGGCAAAGAACAATTAGAAGCGCACCGGGAGCGGTACCGGCAAGTTCTCACCGGTCAGGGGGAAACCCAGCGGTATATCGCGGGCATCCAGGAGCAATTGAAGCAGTTGGACCGGAAAATGCATGCCACCCTCTCCCGCTGCAAAGTGCTGGAAGAAATGAAAGAGAACCTGGAAGGGTATCACGGGGGCATTCGCAACCTGCTAAAAGTGGGCATGAAAACCGGGGCTTTCAAGCTGGCCGGCGTGGTGGGGGAACTGCTGGAGGTGCCTCCTGCCTATGAAAAAGCGATTGAGACTGCCCTCGGCGGCGCCATCCAGTATTTAGTGGCGGAGACAGATGAGGAAGCCCGGAAAGCCATTGATTGGTTAAAACGAGAAAGAGCAGGCCGGGCGACTTTTTTGCCGTTGAATACTTTGCAGCCCCGGAAGTTTCCCCGGGGTTTTCTCCCCCTGTTAACCGGGGCGGGAGTGATAGGGCTGGCCTCGGAACTGGTAAAGATCGCACCGGGGCAGGAACCGGTGCTCGAATACTTATTAGGTAACGTGGTGGTGGTCAAGGACCTGAGCGTGGCTTTATCCATTGCCAGGAAAAGCGGTTATGCGGTGAAAGTGGTGACCCTGGACGGGGAAGTGGTGTACCCGGGAGGATCCCTTACGGGAGGCAGTTACAAAACCAGGGAAACCGGTTTGTTGGGCCGCAGCCGGGAAATAGCTGAACAGAAAAAGATATTGGGTGATCTCAAAGCCCAGGAAGAAGAATGGCTGGCAAAACTGCATCAAGCTGAAACACAGCGGGAACGGCTGCAACATGAGGAGGAAGAATTGAGGGCCAGGCAAAGCCAGCTGGAGTTGGAAATCCTCAATCTGGAAAGGGAGCAGGAAAGGCTGCGGCAGGACTTGGCGCAAGAAGAGCAGGCATGGCAGCACAGGGCCTGGGAAAGGGAGCAGCTGCAGGCGGCCCAAAGGAGTTTGCTGGAAAAACTGGCCGGGCTGGAGCAGGACAGGGAGCAAACGGGGCGGCGCAAGGATGAGTTGCTGCGTCTTCTGGAAGAGACTACTAGGAAAGAGGCCTCTTTGCAGGAAACCATAAAACAGTTGAGTCAGACAGTAACGGAAGATAAAATCCGGTTGGCTGCTCTAAAAGAACAGTTAAAATCCCTGGAGAATTCCATCAATCACTATGAAGGGAATTACCGGGAACTACAGCAAAAGGATCAAGCTTTGGCGGACGAGTTAGGCCAGTTAGAACAAAAGGCAGAGGGGCTCATGGCTTCTTTGGCAGCTTTGAAGGAACAAGAAATCAAACTGCAGCATGAGTGGCGTGAGTTGGAAAAAAGCCGGCAAAGCCTGACGGTCCACGGGCAGGAAGTCCATCAAGAGCTCCAAGAACTGCAAAAGGAAACCGGCCGGCTGGCCAGGGAATTAAAAGAATTAAAGGAGCGGCAGCATCAACTGGAGGTGCAGCAAACCAGGCTGGATGTGGAATGGGATAACGCCGTGCTGAGGCTGAAGGAGAAATTCCAGCTTACCTGGGAGCAGGCCCAGGCCCAGCGGGTGCCGCTGCCGTCACGAGGACAAGCGGAAACAAGAATTAAATCCTTGAAAAAAGAGATTGAGGCCCTGGGTTTGGTTAACCCGAACGCTTTGGCGGAGTACCGGCGCATGAAAGACAGGTATGACTTCTTGACGCTGCAGCAAAAGGACCTCCTGAAAGCGCGGGATGGACTGTTTCAAGTAATCCAAGAGATGGAAAGAATCATGAGTCTCCGTTTTAAAGAAACACTCCGGGCGGTGGAACAAGCTTTTCAGGAGACCTTTGCTTACTTTTTTGGCGGCGGCAAGGCAACCCTGGCGCTGACGGTGCCGGACAATCTTCTGGAGAGCGGGATCGAGATTGTGGTGCAACCCCCGGGCAAAAAGATGCAAAACCTGTCCTTGCTGTCCGGCGGGGAGAGGGCCCTCACCGCCACGGCTCTTTTGTTTGCCCTGTTAATGGTCAAGCCCAGTCCCCTGTGCGTGTTGGATGAAATAGATGCCAACCTGGATGAAGCCAATGTGGACCGCTTTGCCGGTTACTTGCGCAAGTTTATCGATAAAACCCAGTTCATCCTGATCTCCCACCGGCAAGGCACCATGGAGTCCGCCGACGCCCTGTACGGGGTGACCATGGAAAAATCAGGTGTTTCCAGGCTTGTATCCGTAAAGCTGGCGCCGGCCGGTGAAGTTGGTTGA
- the ftsY gene encoding signal recognition particle-docking protein FtsY, with amino-acid sequence MDEGVLSLGFFDKLKAGLTKTREGLVSKVNSLISGHKQIDEEFFEELEEILIQSDVGVDTSLSLVERVRQTAKEKKATSGEEVKEILKEEIKQILAAASHSINLQPNSLTVILVVGVNGAGKTTTIGKLAAGFVKDGKKVVLAAADTFRAAAIEQLEVWAQRSGAQLIKHQEGSDPAAVAFDGLQAARSRGADVLLIDTAGRLQNKKNLMNELNKIVRVLKREIPEAPHEVLLVLDATTGQNALSQALIFKETASVTGIVLTKLDGTAKGGVIIPVADQMSIPVKYIGVGEGIDDLKPFQAGEFVEALFAE; translated from the coding sequence ATGGACGAGGGGGTTTTATCATTGGGATTTTTTGATAAATTGAAAGCGGGATTAACCAAAACCAGGGAGGGTTTGGTCAGCAAAGTTAACTCTTTAATTTCGGGACATAAGCAAATCGATGAGGAATTCTTTGAAGAACTGGAGGAGATCCTCATCCAGAGTGACGTGGGCGTGGACACCTCCTTGAGCCTGGTGGAACGAGTTAGGCAAACCGCCAAGGAGAAAAAGGCCACCAGCGGCGAGGAAGTCAAGGAAATCCTCAAGGAAGAGATCAAGCAAATCCTTGCTGCGGCAAGCCATAGTATCAACCTGCAGCCGAACTCCCTCACAGTAATCCTGGTGGTGGGCGTGAACGGTGCCGGGAAGACTACCACCATTGGCAAACTGGCTGCCGGTTTTGTCAAGGACGGGAAAAAGGTGGTGCTGGCGGCGGCGGATACCTTCCGGGCGGCAGCCATTGAACAGCTGGAGGTGTGGGCCCAGCGGAGCGGGGCCCAGCTGATCAAACATCAAGAAGGCTCTGACCCGGCGGCGGTAGCGTTTGACGGTTTGCAGGCAGCCAGATCCCGCGGGGCGGACGTGTTGTTGATTGATACCGCCGGTAGGCTGCAGAATAAGAAGAATCTCATGAATGAATTGAATAAAATCGTGCGGGTACTGAAGCGGGAAATACCGGAAGCTCCCCACGAAGTATTGCTGGTCCTTGATGCTACCACCGGGCAAAACGCTTTATCGCAGGCCTTGATCTTTAAGGAAACCGCCAGTGTAACCGGAATCGTCCTAACCAAGCTTGACGGGACCGCCAAAGGAGGGGTTATCATCCCGGTGGCGGATCAGATGAGCATCCCGGTGAAGTACATCGGCGTCGGGGAAGGCATTGACGATTTAAAGCCTTTCCAAGCGGGAGAGTTTGTGGAGGCCTTGTTTGCTGAGTGA
- a CDS encoding amidohydrolase: protein MSKILIKNCVVVPVDPELPEDGALSYPGEIAVDGSEIVYVGPPGTTPGDFAPDRVIDAAGKVALPGFINAHTHAAMTLFRGFADDLPLMEWLNNRIWPLEAKLTAEDIYWGTKLAILEMLKGGITAFADMYFSMDRVAEAVWESGMRASLARGLVGGERGGQSMAEAEELLVQWQNRGAGRITFMLGPHAPYTCSPDFLRLVVDKAKEHHLGLHIHLAETMAEVEDIKKRYGKRPVELVHDIGLFEVPVLAAHCVHLTEHEIEILKENHVSVAHNPESNMKLASGIARVPEMLNRGVNVALGTDGAASNNNLDLFGEMRTAALLHKVDKLDPTVVNAYQVLQMATVNGAKALGLDRVGSLKPGYKADLILVDFEKPHLYPHHDVVAHLVYAAQPGDVDLVMVDGRVLVEKGRVLTMDEEEIYQRVKECVQRIVG from the coding sequence ATGAGTAAAATTTTGATCAAAAACTGTGTGGTAGTGCCGGTGGATCCGGAACTGCCGGAGGATGGGGCCCTTTCTTATCCCGGCGAAATAGCCGTGGACGGCTCCGAGATCGTATATGTGGGGCCGCCTGGTACGACCCCAGGGGATTTTGCGCCGGACCGGGTCATCGATGCCGCCGGCAAAGTTGCCCTGCCGGGCTTCATCAATGCTCACACCCATGCCGCCATGACCCTTTTCCGGGGATTTGCCGATGACCTGCCTTTGATGGAATGGCTGAATAACCGGATCTGGCCTTTAGAGGCGAAGCTTACGGCGGAAGACATTTATTGGGGTACGAAGCTGGCCATCCTGGAAATGCTCAAAGGAGGCATTACCGCTTTTGCCGACATGTATTTCTCCATGGACCGGGTAGCGGAAGCCGTTTGGGAAAGCGGGATGCGGGCCTCCCTGGCCAGGGGGTTGGTCGGGGGCGAAAGGGGTGGGCAGTCCATGGCCGAGGCGGAGGAATTGCTGGTCCAGTGGCAAAACCGGGGCGCAGGGCGCATTACTTTTATGTTGGGTCCCCATGCTCCCTATACCTGCTCGCCTGATTTCCTGCGGCTGGTGGTGGATAAAGCCAAGGAGCATCACCTGGGGTTACATATTCATTTAGCAGAAACGATGGCGGAAGTAGAGGATATCAAGAAACGTTACGGTAAGCGCCCGGTTGAACTGGTGCACGACATTGGCCTCTTTGAGGTGCCGGTCTTAGCTGCCCATTGTGTACATTTGACAGAGCATGAAATAGAGATTCTCAAAGAAAACCATGTGTCCGTAGCCCATAACCCGGAAAGCAATATGAAGTTAGCCAGCGGCATCGCCAGGGTACCGGAGATGCTGAACCGGGGCGTCAATGTGGCTTTAGGAACGGATGGGGCGGCCAGCAATAATAACCTGGACTTGTTCGGGGAAATGCGGACCGCCGCGCTGCTGCATAAAGTGGACAAACTGGATCCCACCGTAGTTAATGCTTATCAAGTGCTGCAGATGGCTACGGTTAACGGGGCGAAAGCTCTGGGCTTGGACCGGGTCGGCAGCCTGAAGCCCGGTTATAAGGCGGACCTCATCCTGGTGGATTTTGAGAAACCCCATCTCTACCCGCATCATGATGTCGTCGCCCACCTGGTGTATGCCGCCCAGCCCGGCGACGTGGACCTGGTCATGGTTGATGGACGAGTCCTGGTGGAAAAGGGCCGCGTCCTGACCATGGATGAAGAGGAGATTTATCAAAGAGTTAAGGAATGCGTGCAAAGGATTGTCGGATAG
- a CDS encoding YlxM family DNA-binding protein, which yields MLAKMTRIAWLYSFYGSLLTERQRSLVELYYHQDYSLAEIAALEGVSRQAVHDLLKRAESALEEYEASLHLFSKHLQQQELVEQIRALLSAGDVDRTLVEEVSRLLTKLLEVYQEA from the coding sequence ATGCTTGCGAAAATGACCAGGATCGCTTGGCTGTACAGTTTTTACGGTTCCCTGTTGACGGAAAGGCAGCGCAGCTTAGTGGAGTTATACTACCACCAGGATTATTCCCTGGCGGAAATAGCTGCTCTGGAAGGGGTAAGCCGGCAGGCGGTGCATGATTTATTGAAGCGAGCGGAAAGCGCTCTGGAGGAATACGAAGCATCCCTGCACCTTTTCAGCAAGCATCTGCAGCAGCAGGAACTAGTGGAGCAGATCCGGGCTCTGTTGTCCGCCGGTGATGTAGACCGGACTTTGGTTGAGGAAGTATCCCGCCTGTTAACGAAGCTCCTGGAAGTGTACCAGGAGGCGTAA
- the ffh gene encoding signal recognition particle protein — MGAFSSLAEKLQNTFQRLRGKGKLSEKDIQEAMREVRLALLEADVNYKVVKDFVATVKERALGQEVMASLTPAQQVIKIVHEELTALMGGSQSKIVLAPKPPTVVMLVGLQGSGKTTSAGKLANYFKRQGRRPLLVACDVYRPAAIKQLEVLGSQHEIPVFSLGDKVSPVEIARQAVDHAQPHGNDLVILDTAGRLHINEELMQELQDIKAAVQPHEVLLVVDAMTGQDAVTVAESFHQSVGIDGIIITKLDGDTRGGAALSVKAVTGRPIKFAGVGEKLDALEPFHPDRMASRILGMGDVLTLIEKAQASIDQEKVKEMERKLRQQEFTLEDFLEQLNQVKSMGPLEDILGMLPGMGQMKKLKNVQVDEKELKHVEAIIQSMTPEERRHPDIINGSRKRRIAMGSGTTVQDVNRVLKQFTEVRKMMKQLGEFSGAAKKGKKGFKFPLFR; from the coding sequence ATGGGTGCCTTTTCTAGTTTGGCGGAAAAACTGCAAAACACTTTTCAACGGCTGAGAGGAAAAGGTAAGCTGTCTGAAAAGGATATCCAAGAAGCCATGCGGGAGGTTCGCCTCGCCCTGTTGGAAGCAGACGTGAACTACAAGGTAGTAAAAGATTTCGTAGCCACCGTGAAGGAAAGAGCCCTGGGGCAAGAGGTGATGGCGAGTCTTACCCCGGCCCAGCAAGTGATTAAGATTGTGCATGAGGAGCTTACCGCTTTGATGGGAGGAAGCCAGAGCAAGATCGTCCTGGCTCCCAAACCCCCGACGGTGGTAATGCTGGTGGGTTTGCAGGGTTCCGGGAAGACCACCAGTGCCGGTAAACTGGCCAATTATTTCAAAAGGCAGGGCCGGCGTCCCTTGCTGGTAGCTTGCGACGTGTACCGCCCTGCGGCTATTAAGCAGTTGGAAGTATTGGGTTCCCAGCATGAGATTCCGGTTTTTTCTTTAGGGGATAAGGTCAGTCCCGTGGAGATTGCCAGGCAGGCCGTAGACCATGCCCAGCCCCACGGCAATGACCTGGTTATCCTGGATACGGCGGGGCGGCTGCATATTAACGAGGAATTGATGCAGGAACTGCAAGATATCAAGGCAGCCGTGCAGCCCCACGAAGTGCTATTAGTGGTCGATGCCATGACAGGCCAGGATGCGGTGACGGTAGCCGAGAGCTTCCACCAGTCCGTGGGCATTGACGGCATTATCATAACCAAGTTGGACGGGGATACCCGGGGAGGGGCCGCCTTGTCCGTCAAAGCCGTTACCGGCAGGCCTATCAAATTTGCCGGCGTGGGAGAAAAGCTGGACGCTTTGGAACCTTTTCACCCTGACCGGATGGCCTCGCGGATTCTGGGCATGGGCGATGTGTTGACCCTGATCGAAAAGGCCCAGGCCAGCATCGATCAGGAAAAGGTCAAGGAAATGGAGCGCAAACTGCGCCAGCAGGAATTCACTTTGGAGGATTTCTTGGAACAACTGAACCAAGTTAAATCCATGGGACCTTTGGAAGATATTCTGGGCATGCTCCCGGGCATGGGGCAGATGAAAAAACTGAAAAACGTCCAAGTAGATGAGAAGGAATTAAAGCATGTGGAAGCCATTATCCAGTCCATGACCCCCGAGGAGAGACGGCATCCCGACATCATAAACGGCAGCCGCAAGCGGCGCATCGCCATGGGCAGCGGTACCACGGTCCAAGATGTGAACCGGGTGCTGAAACAGTTTACGGAAGTCAGGAAAATGATGAAGCAGCTAGGGGAGTTTTCCGGCGCTGCCAAGAAAGGCAAGAAGGGGTTTAAGTTTCCCTTATTCAGATAA
- the rpsP gene encoding 30S ribosomal protein S16 — MATRIRLRRMGSKKAPFYRVVVADARSPRDGRFIEEIGYYNPVSQPEAIQIDTEKAIKWLNNGAQPSETVRALFKKAGVWQKIAEAKGAE; from the coding sequence TTGGCAACCAGGATTCGCTTGAGAAGAATGGGGAGTAAGAAAGCTCCTTTTTACCGGGTGGTAGTGGCGGATGCCCGTTCCCCCAGGGACGGCCGGTTCATCGAAGAAATCGGCTATTATAACCCTGTTAGCCAGCCTGAGGCTATTCAAATCGATACCGAAAAGGCAATTAAGTGGCTCAACAACGGTGCTCAGCCTTCGGAAACCGTAAGAGCTTTGTTTAAGAAAGCCGGAGTTTGGCAAAAAATCGCTGAAGCTAAGGGAGCAGAGTAG
- a CDS encoding KH domain-containing protein produces the protein MKELVECLAKALVDNPDAVNVNMIEGEKSVILELKVAPEDMGKVIGKQGRIAKSIRTIVKAASSKERKKVVVEII, from the coding sequence ATGAAGGAACTCGTCGAATGCCTTGCCAAAGCTCTTGTGGATAATCCGGATGCGGTGAATGTGAACATGATTGAAGGCGAAAAATCAGTGATTTTGGAGTTGAAGGTGGCTCCAGAAGACATGGGCAAAGTGATCGGCAAGCAAGGAAGAATTGCCAAGTCCATTCGCACCATTGTCAAAGCCGCCTCGAGCAAGGAAAGAAAGAAAGTTGTTGTAGAAATTATCTAA
- the rimM gene encoding 16S rRNA processing protein RimM, with amino-acid sequence MKDGEQGLFIAIGKILTTHGHKGELKVQPLTDFPERFQTGEEVWLDRDGRLSKHEIETVRYHRQWIILRLSGVEDMSAAEELRGVLIKVPEDRVYPLPEGHYYIFQLVGLPVLTEEGDFLGILKEILPTGSNDVYRVCHPETGREILLPAIKDCIKSIDLEGRRILVKLLPGLID; translated from the coding sequence GTGAAAGACGGGGAACAAGGGCTTTTCATCGCTATAGGCAAAATTCTTACGACCCACGGGCATAAAGGCGAACTGAAAGTTCAGCCTTTAACGGATTTTCCCGAGCGGTTTCAAACAGGGGAGGAAGTGTGGCTGGACCGGGATGGGCGGTTGAGTAAACATGAAATCGAGACCGTCAGGTACCACCGGCAATGGATTATTCTCAGGTTGTCCGGCGTTGAGGATATGTCAGCGGCGGAAGAACTGAGAGGAGTCCTCATTAAAGTGCCGGAAGACCGGGTCTACCCGCTGCCTGAAGGACATTATTATATCTTTCAACTGGTTGGATTGCCGGTTCTGACTGAGGAAGGAGATTTCCTGGGAATACTAAAAGAGATTTTGCCCACCGGCAGCAATGACGTCTACCGGGTTTGCCATCCGGAGACCGGCCGGGAGATCCTGCTGCCGGCGATTAAAGATTGTATCAAGAGCATTGATTTGGAGGGTCGCCGGATCCTGGTGAAGCTGCTTCCGGGATTGATTGATTAG
- the trmD gene encoding tRNA (guanosine(37)-N1)-methyltransferase TrmD, translating to MRIDVLTIFPEMFHSPLNTSILKRAIEKGILEVGLVNFRDYATDKHRRVDDYPFGGGSGMVMKPEPIFRAWSEVKKGVKAGVNSRTILLSPQGKLFNQELAWELSKEEHLILVCGHYEGIDERVRILLAPEEISIGDYILTGGELGALVIIDAVCRLLPGVLGDEQSAREETFAGGLLEYPQYTRPREFLGLEVPEVLLSGHHAQINQWRRMQSLIRTKQRRPDLLEKASLSQEEREFLASLDMDG from the coding sequence ATGCGCATTGATGTCTTGACCATTTTTCCGGAAATGTTTCACAGTCCTTTAAACACCAGTATCTTGAAGAGAGCGATTGAGAAAGGGATTTTGGAAGTGGGGCTGGTAAATTTCCGTGATTATGCCACTGATAAACATCGCCGGGTGGATGACTATCCTTTCGGCGGAGGTTCCGGTATGGTGATGAAGCCGGAGCCGATTTTTCGCGCCTGGTCAGAGGTGAAAAAAGGGGTCAAGGCCGGCGTCAATTCCCGTACCATCCTCCTGTCTCCTCAGGGCAAGCTGTTTAATCAAGAACTGGCTTGGGAATTATCTAAAGAAGAACATTTGATCTTAGTATGCGGTCATTATGAAGGTATCGATGAAAGGGTGCGCATCCTGCTTGCTCCCGAAGAGATCTCCATCGGCGATTATATCTTGACTGGTGGGGAGTTGGGTGCCCTGGTGATCATCGATGCCGTGTGCCGTTTGCTGCCCGGGGTGCTCGGTGATGAACAATCAGCCAGGGAAGAGACCTTTGCAGGCGGGTTGCTGGAATACCCACAGTATACCAGACCCCGTGAATTCTTGGGGTTGGAAGTGCCGGAGGTGCTCTTGTCAGGTCATCACGCTCAAATCAACCAGTGGCGGCGGATGCAATCATTAATCCGCACGAAGCAGAGGCGTCCGGACTTATTGGAAAAAGCTTCTTTATCCCAAGAGGAGCGAGAGTTTCTAGCCAGTTTAGATATGGATGGATAA
- the rplS gene encoding 50S ribosomal protein L19: protein MDIVQTIGQEQMRKDIPDFKPGDTVSVHVKVVEGNRERIQVFEGTVIRRRGSGIQETFTVRRMSYGVGVERTFPVHSPRIEKIVVKRRGKVRRAKLYYLRERVGKSARIKEHA, encoded by the coding sequence ATGGATATCGTCCAGACTATTGGTCAGGAGCAAATGAGAAAGGATATTCCCGATTTCAAACCGGGTGATACGGTTAGTGTGCATGTCAAAGTCGTGGAAGGTAACAGGGAACGGATACAGGTGTTTGAAGGCACGGTGATCCGTAGGAGAGGCAGCGGTATTCAGGAGACTTTTACCGTTCGCAGGATGTCCTATGGGGTAGGTGTGGAAAGGACTTTCCCTGTTCATTCGCCTCGCATTGAAAAGATCGTAGTGAAGAGAAGAGGAAAAGTCAGACGTGCCAAACTCTATTACCTGCGCGAACGCGTTGGAAAATCCGCCAGAATTAAAGAGCATGCATAG